In one window of Azotobacter salinestris DNA:
- a CDS encoding CoA-binding protein, which translates to MNNRKKPSVGSFKYHVGISSLSEIATREDRVCVLNILGGESSVVTPISHTYSGGNVVFGTAPGKAGQVLSTPRGDIPVYNSVLEGLEAGHHFNCGVVYLPPLAARDGVAELIRVNPDLRKIFIITEKISAHDAREIRAMGQQHGVDIFGANCLGVADSWSQVRIGGALGGDNPADALRPGSIAIFSNSGGFSTTITQYLRMAGWGTSTVISSGKDVYIQYAAPEFAYALGNDERSKAAVLYCEPGGYYEFDADFTKPVVACVVGRWKSKLTRAVGHAGAMAGGSDDAIAKERWFMERFGVDGVFTPDDPHFSSKGALVTNIAHIPAALTAVMKANGVRPDFEPEGSLALKAWFGSDQGISLHPELMVPVVEAVSPYNEQITQLNKQIGIVFPRQTLKDASGASHMDPLSQVSSLYGVSMLQAAQQPLESNVCLALIRESGGAREQQLINAAVASFVNLYGTPELAAAQASRDAGNAPNAVLAAALGIIGPRRQERARSAVSLLIDCLADACLTDPFDRNFEILGIDQARVKELLTEQLDRRAEELMVGLEERGVMPVAIQWLKGLGHPSYDAVLAAITTSLAWGALMRKRISRITVENLPWWIQLFGVLIGASADASQHQEHEFCGVSNRSLLRDRSLIEIAYLALLNRVPSPADLFAFQTLTGLLLTNGPGSISAQGAKGAVSADGPEIPQRVQLNKALIGFLSHCGYTHGGNGYEGIAFLVDQFRESGLTDPGAKESQVNVKALAAQAVKRYASYKIKCKSVGIEVARVPGVNHPVFKGKPVNYDPREVFMADLFESRGEINIFHDFYRELVQALYEAGVTRDVYCVNVDAVIAALLLKMVWQPMARGEINEQELETAAFTIFLYPRMLGCAAEIDDHINRGKNMDTRTPASRCSFVV; encoded by the coding sequence ATGAATAATCGTAAAAAACCTTCTGTCGGCAGCTTCAAGTATCACGTCGGTATTTCATCTCTCAGCGAGATCGCCACGCGGGAAGATAGAGTATGTGTGTTGAATATCTTGGGAGGGGAGTCGAGCGTCGTCACACCGATCAGCCATACGTACTCGGGCGGTAACGTCGTATTCGGTACGGCGCCAGGCAAGGCTGGACAGGTATTGTCCACGCCGAGAGGCGACATTCCCGTTTATAACAGTGTCCTCGAGGGCCTGGAAGCGGGCCATCATTTCAATTGTGGGGTAGTTTATCTGCCGCCTTTGGCGGCGCGGGATGGCGTTGCTGAACTGATAAGGGTGAATCCGGATCTCCGCAAGATCTTCATCATCACCGAAAAAATATCAGCACACGACGCCCGTGAAATTCGCGCCATGGGGCAGCAACATGGCGTCGACATCTTTGGCGCAAATTGCTTGGGTGTGGCTGACTCCTGGAGCCAGGTCCGCATCGGGGGGGCATTGGGCGGCGACAATCCGGCTGACGCACTCCGACCTGGCTCCATCGCCATTTTCTCGAACTCCGGAGGATTTTCCACCACCATCACCCAGTATCTACGCATGGCGGGCTGGGGAACCTCCACGGTGATATCCAGTGGCAAGGATGTCTACATCCAGTATGCCGCACCGGAGTTCGCATATGCCTTGGGCAACGACGAGCGCAGTAAAGCTGCCGTCCTGTATTGCGAGCCAGGGGGTTACTACGAGTTTGATGCCGATTTCACCAAGCCGGTGGTGGCCTGCGTGGTGGGCCGGTGGAAAAGCAAGCTGACTCGCGCAGTTGGACATGCTGGGGCTATGGCGGGTGGAAGCGATGATGCGATCGCTAAAGAGCGCTGGTTCATGGAGCGTTTTGGTGTGGACGGTGTGTTCACTCCTGACGATCCACACTTTTCCTCCAAGGGAGCGCTAGTAACCAACATTGCTCATATTCCCGCGGCACTTACGGCAGTAATGAAGGCCAATGGAGTCCGACCAGATTTCGAGCCCGAGGGGAGTCTGGCGCTTAAAGCGTGGTTTGGATCTGATCAGGGTATAAGTCTTCATCCTGAACTCATGGTGCCTGTCGTCGAGGCCGTATCACCCTACAATGAGCAAATAACACAACTTAACAAACAAATCGGTATCGTGTTCCCCCGCCAAACTCTCAAGGACGCGTCAGGCGCATCTCACATGGATCCACTGAGCCAAGTGAGCAGCTTGTACGGCGTTTCTATGCTTCAAGCTGCCCAGCAGCCTTTGGAGAGCAATGTTTGCCTTGCGCTGATACGTGAAAGTGGAGGCGCACGGGAGCAGCAATTGATCAATGCTGCTGTTGCATCTTTTGTAAATCTTTATGGAACTCCGGAATTGGCTGCTGCGCAAGCAAGCCGAGATGCAGGGAATGCCCCTAATGCCGTATTGGCAGCAGCGTTGGGAATTATTGGGCCACGCAGGCAAGAACGTGCCCGATCTGCTGTTTCACTCCTGATTGACTGCCTGGCGGATGCCTGCCTCACTGATCCGTTCGATAGGAATTTCGAGATCCTTGGTATCGACCAGGCTCGCGTTAAGGAACTACTGACAGAGCAGTTGGATCGTCGCGCCGAAGAATTGATGGTCGGGCTTGAAGAGCGCGGAGTGATGCCTGTTGCAATTCAATGGTTGAAAGGTCTAGGGCATCCTTCTTATGACGCAGTGCTGGCAGCGATTACTACCTCATTGGCGTGGGGGGCGTTGATGCGCAAACGCATCTCTAGAATAACGGTCGAAAATCTGCCTTGGTGGATCCAGTTATTTGGGGTACTTATCGGAGCAAGCGCTGACGCGTCACAACATCAGGAGCACGAATTCTGCGGTGTTAGCAACAGATCCTTGCTTAGAGACCGTTCACTTATCGAGATCGCTTACCTGGCGCTTTTGAACCGTGTTCCGAGTCCTGCGGATCTCTTTGCATTTCAGACGCTGACTGGGTTATTGCTTACTAATGGCCCCGGTTCAATTTCTGCGCAGGGTGCAAAAGGTGCAGTGTCGGCTGACGGCCCAGAGATTCCCCAGCGTGTGCAGCTGAACAAGGCACTGATCGGCTTTCTCTCTCATTGCGGCTATACCCATGGAGGTAATGGTTACGAAGGCATCGCCTTCCTGGTCGATCAATTCCGAGAGAGCGGGCTGACCGATCCCGGGGCTAAAGAATCCCAGGTCAATGTGAAGGCACTGGCAGCTCAGGCAGTGAAGCGGTATGCCTCCTATAAAATCAAGTGCAAAAGTGTCGGAATAGAAGTTGCCAGAGTGCCAGGTGTGAATCATCCGGTGTTCAAGGGCAAGCCGGTCAATTACGATCCTCGAGAAGTATTCATGGCGGACCTCTTTGAAAGTCGGGGAGAAATCAATATATTCCACGACTTCTATCGAGAGTTGGTGCAGGCTCTGTACGAGGCCGGGGTAACTCGTGATGTGTACTGTGTGAATGTAGATGCCGTTATCGCTGCTCTTCTGCTGAAAATGGTATGGCAGCCCATGGCGCGTGGCGAAATCAATGAACAAGAGCTTGAGACTGCAGCGTTCACGATTTTCCTTTATCCACGCATGCTCGGCTGCGCTGCGGAAATTGATGACCATATAAATCGAGGGAAAAACATGGATACTAGAACGCCTGCAAGCCGCTGCAGTTTCGTTGTATAG
- a CDS encoding ATP citrate lyase citrate-binding domain-containing protein, whose amino-acid sequence MQITGMLHGARLLELVGFPAAEVLGPDATEQDIKSMLDRHGQIFIKPVFKGGVGKKGKAGLVGKAKDLKSVLLEKERLYFACHESGCQQVKANGVTFEAGVPAEHEIYFSITDSTRFRAPAMTLTHLGGVDIEDVDKENVAVIPFDPLTGLKAFVVANALTSIGAPKEVISPLVQQLPKLWELFHGFGMTTLELNPIRMRIDRNGRLSPVACDFKCSFDRDDPRWMRLGIPPQVFAADYSDFEQEINSLRTHQGQSDVYVINANGTVLAPTFGGGANSLVTEMLGDDAIISTDFGGNPPYSKMKEVARICFNHWLAQANVLFIIGGKSNNTDIYETFRAMADALREYFSEHGPTPLYVVLGRGGPNLVRGMGALRDTCDALGLPYRFFGFDSDISEVIQYAKKADLWMKSGGRGQVARRLGLPACEV is encoded by the coding sequence ATGCAAATTACCGGCATGCTTCATGGGGCAAGATTGCTAGAGCTCGTTGGTTTTCCAGCAGCTGAGGTGTTGGGGCCTGACGCCACCGAGCAAGACATCAAGTCGATGCTGGACCGGCATGGTCAGATATTTATTAAACCTGTGTTTAAAGGTGGTGTTGGTAAAAAAGGAAAGGCAGGCCTTGTTGGGAAAGCCAAAGATCTCAAGAGTGTGTTGCTGGAAAAAGAGCGCCTTTATTTTGCGTGCCATGAGAGTGGGTGTCAGCAAGTAAAGGCCAATGGTGTTACGTTTGAGGCTGGAGTTCCGGCTGAGCATGAGATCTACTTTTCTATAACAGATTCCACCCGATTTCGGGCGCCCGCCATGACGCTGACTCACCTGGGTGGGGTAGATATTGAGGACGTAGATAAAGAGAATGTCGCTGTAATTCCCTTCGATCCGCTTACTGGACTCAAGGCGTTCGTCGTTGCTAATGCACTGACGAGCATTGGTGCACCCAAAGAAGTTATCTCCCCCCTGGTGCAACAGCTCCCGAAACTTTGGGAGCTGTTTCATGGCTTTGGCATGACGACATTGGAGCTGAATCCAATCCGTATGCGGATAGATCGTAACGGACGATTGTCGCCTGTCGCCTGTGATTTTAAATGTAGCTTTGATCGTGATGACCCTCGCTGGATGCGCTTGGGCATACCACCTCAGGTCTTCGCGGCTGATTATTCTGACTTCGAGCAGGAAATCAATTCTCTTCGTACGCACCAAGGGCAGAGTGATGTATATGTAATTAATGCCAATGGAACTGTTCTTGCGCCTACCTTTGGCGGCGGTGCCAATTCGCTGGTTACCGAGATGTTGGGGGACGATGCGATTATTTCCACTGATTTTGGTGGTAATCCGCCATATTCCAAGATGAAGGAAGTGGCCCGCATTTGCTTCAATCACTGGCTGGCACAGGCAAATGTGCTGTTCATTATAGGTGGGAAGTCCAATAATACCGATATCTACGAGACTTTCCGGGCAATGGCTGACGCCTTGCGCGAGTACTTTAGTGAGCATGGGCCTACGCCGCTTTACGTTGTGCTGGGGCGTGGTGGGCCGAATCTGGTCCGAGGTATGGGGGCGTTACGCGATACCTGTGATGCATTGGGGTTGCCTTATCGATTTTTTGGCTTCGACTCGGATATCAGCGAAGTCATTCAGTATGCGAAGAAAGCTGATCTCTGGATGAAGTCGGGTGGACGTGGCCAAGTGGCGCGTCGACTTGGTCTCCCTGCCTGTGAGGTGTGA
- a CDS encoding IS630 family transposase produces the protein MTRDARSLSPLEQREKRAIALRMREQGYTYRAIGEAVGVHLRTVAHWVEVAQRQGKAAAIEGGQRGSLPGERRSLSPEQEALIRTLLLDTMPDQLKLAFALWTREAVQALIALHCGFQMPIRTVGEYLKRWGYTPQRPLKRAYQQQPEAIQRWLKTEYPKIEQRAKAESGEIHWGDETGLRSDSHAGRSYAPTGRTPVREVSGSRFATNMISTVTNRGKLRFMLYRETMTATVLIRFLGRLIRDTQGRKVFLILDNLRVHHCKTVKAWLGERRERIEVFFLPAYAPELNPDEYLNGDLKQQVRSGPSARSREALEGRVRSVMRRLQSKPERIRSYFRHPKIAYAA, from the coding sequence TCAGCCCCCTGGAACAGCGCGAAAAACGCGCCATCGCCCTTCGCATGCGCGAGCAGGGGTATACCTACCGAGCCATCGGCGAAGCCGTTGGCGTTCATCTGCGCACCGTGGCGCACTGGGTTGAGGTGGCGCAGCGCCAGGGCAAGGCGGCTGCCATCGAGGGTGGCCAGCGCGGGTCACTGCCAGGAGAGCGCCGCAGCCTCAGCCCGGAGCAGGAGGCGCTGATTCGCACGTTGCTGCTCGATACCATGCCAGACCAGCTGAAGCTCGCTTTCGCGCTCTGGACTCGGGAGGCGGTACAGGCCCTGATCGCCCTGCACTGTGGTTTTCAGATGCCGATCCGGACGGTCGGCGAATACCTCAAGCGTTGGGGCTATACCCCGCAGCGGCCGTTGAAGCGCGCCTATCAGCAGCAGCCCGAGGCGATACAGCGCTGGTTGAAGACCGAGTACCCGAAGATCGAACAGCGTGCCAAGGCCGAGAGCGGCGAGATTCACTGGGGCGATGAAACCGGCTTGCGCAGCGATAGCCACGCGGGGCGCAGCTACGCCCCGACAGGGCGAACGCCGGTACGCGAGGTCAGTGGAAGCCGCTTTGCCACGAACATGATTTCGACGGTGACCAACCGGGGCAAGCTGCGCTTCATGCTGTACCGGGAAACCATGACGGCGACTGTGTTGATCCGCTTCCTGGGGCGGCTGATCCGGGACACCCAAGGGCGCAAGGTGTTCCTGATCCTGGACAACCTGCGCGTGCATCACTGCAAGACAGTGAAAGCCTGGCTGGGCGAGCGACGAGAGCGGATCGAGGTGTTCTTTCTGCCTGCGTACGCCCCGGAGCTCAACCCGGACGAGTACCTCAATGGCGACCTCAAGCAGCAGGTGCGCAGCGGGCCGAGCGCGAGAAGCCGGGAGGCTCTGGAAGGACGTGTTCGTTCGGTCATGCGCCGCCTGCAATCAAAGCCCGAGCGAATTCGCTCGTACTTCAGGCACCCCAAAATAGCCTATGCGGCATGA